A genome region from Euphorbia lathyris chromosome 4, ddEupLath1.1, whole genome shotgun sequence includes the following:
- the LOC136225552 gene encoding serine/threonine-protein kinase PEPKR2-like, protein MVLRKKNESKRLRENSSVDPPCRGLKRKSGCIDVVTQLGRKQKIEQHYDLGASIGQGKFGSVVLCRDKVTGVECACKLLPKGNGADLLVHQEVEIMQHLSGHPGIVTLKAVYEDAKFYYLVMELCSGGQLLHQMAREGQYSEHRAANIIRELILLIKYCQEMGVVHRDIKPENILLTASGKLKLADFGLSVRIKNGQKITGLAGSPAYVAPEILLGDYSDQVDIWSAGVLLHALLVGVLPFQGDSLGAVSEAIKNAELDFQSGIWESVSQPAKDLVLRMLTRDVSARLTADEILRHPWILFYTEPTLKGLTSKSKFRNHVSLTSRKLTAAVGVEESGDSRVRLDERDCDLTDVLAKAISRVRISEPRRRRSRLCVGTSLIRQECFSNIKLNNLCTAF, encoded by the exons ATGGTTCTAAGGAAGAAAAATGAAAGCAAAAGATTGAGAGAAAATTCCTCTGTGGATCCACCATGTAGGGGTCTTAAGAGAAAATCTGGGTGTATTGATGTGGTGACTCAATTGGGACGCAAGCAAAAGATTGAGCAACATTATGATTTGGGTGCTTCAATAGGCCAGGGGAAATTTGGATCTGTGGTATTATGTAGAGATAAAGTCACTGGGGTAGAGTGTGCATGCAAATTATTGCCCAAAGGCAATGGAGCGGATCTTCTTGTGCATCAAGAAGTGGAGATAATGCAGCACCTCTCTGGTCATCCAGGCATTGTAACCTTGAAGGCTGTTTATGAGGATGCAAAATTTTATTATCTGGTTATGGAGCTTTGTTCTGGAGGGCAGTTGCTTCACCAGATGGCAAGGGAAGGGCAATACTCAGAGCATCGCGCTGCTAATATCATAAGAGAGTTGATTTTACTCATCAAATATTGCCAAGAAATGGGTGTTGTCCACAGGGACATAAAGCCCGAGAATATCCTACTTACAGCATCAGGGAAATTGAAGCTTGCAGATTTTGGCCTATCTGTCAGAATTAAAAATG GTCAGAAAATAACAGGTTTGGCTGGAAGTCCTGCCTACGTTGCCCCAGAAATTTTATTGGGTGATTACTCTGATCAAGTTGATATTTGGAGTGCTGGTGTCCTGCTCCATGCCCTCTTGGTTGGGGTTCTTCCCTTTCAAGGTGATTCTTTGGGTGCAGTATCCGAGGCGATTAAGAATGCTGAACTCGATTTTCAGAGTGGAATATGGGAGTCAGTATCTCAACCTGCAAAGGATCTAGTATTGCGCATGCTTACAAGAGATGTTTCAGCAAGATTAACTGCTGATGAAATACTGC GGCACCCATGGATATTGTTCTATACAGAGCCAACTTTGAAGGGGCTTACGTCcaaatcaaagtttagaaatCATGTATCATTGACTTCCCGAAAACTAACAGCCGCAGTAGGTGTGGAGGAGTCTGGTGATTCAAGAGTAAGGTTGGATGAGCGAGATTGTGACTTGACGGATGTCCTTGCAAAGGCGATTTCACGTGTCAGAATATCTGAACCAAGGAGAAGGAGAAGCAGATTGTGTGTTGGCACCAGCCTTATCCGCCAAGAATGTTTCTCTAATATTAAGCTTAACAATCTCTGTACAGCATTCTGA